Within the Osmerus mordax isolate fOsmMor3 chromosome 21, fOsmMor3.pri, whole genome shotgun sequence genome, the region ccggcaaccttctgattaatagcccgattccctaacctctcagccatctgaccccctgagtTAATTCCAAACCTCTGTGGCTCTTTTTTAGTTGGACtctacatatctgtaccaatgGAGGGGAATTTGGGAAGGGAGTCTACCTCGATTTCCGTGGCAACGTGATAAATAAAAAGAGTGCTTTGTGCCAGTCGTGCGTTTCTGTGTGGTGGAACAGGCACCAGAGGTCTCTGTGGCAGGGGCTCAAGCATTTACAGTCAATCTAACTCAGGACTTGTCAAAGATCAAACCAGTTCTATCTTGGGGAAATAAATTCACTCATGTTTTAGTCTGaagtcccccccctctcctcattttCAGACTGCTTCACTAAAATTGCTTCCAGTTGCTTAATAGTACAACAAATCACACTCCACGGCTTGGTTTTTGTCTCCCCGTTCCTCCAGTCCAGTTGGGTACCACCAAAGTAGTTTTGATTCAATTGCTCTCGGATTGGTCGATTCAGAGGTATCCCCGAGACCTCCATTGCTCACTCAAGCCTATAAAGTTGTTTCCATGCGTAATTACAAGCCACGCGTAACAAGATGTCCATTTCCTGCAGTGGGACCTCTGATTGGGCCTGAGTTATGGTCCTAAAGCCCCTCTGTTCAGTCTCAGGTCTGTGGATGGATGGTGAAACATGAGAAGGTGACCATGACCACGCGAGCCCCAGCAGAACTGTCTATCTGAACCGGTGCCAGGCCCAAAAATAGGAGAGAGGCTCTGGCTGTGGCAACCCCaatgccctctctctcgcccctgcCAACGAGACAGAGGATTCAGACCTGGCTGTTGCTTCTTTCCACCAGTGTCTGGCATTGTCACCTCAGCTGGTGTCCTTCACTGTGTTGAATTAGAAGGGGTAATTATCAAAGCACAGTTTGTAAGACAAGCTCCGATTGCACAATAGTTGCAAAAGATAAACACTTCTGGCCTAGGGATTTGGTGGTACTTTCTTGTTACTCTGCACAAGCAAAACGAACAACCTTAGTAATCAAACAGTTTTCCATCCAGCATGACTTAGACCTCAGGGAATTCCCAACAGTTTCTATCATAAACTGTATTGCACGCTATATCTTATGGGTTAGGATCTTGTATCTTTTGCCATATGGGATGCCTCAAGAGCTGTGGATGATGTGTATCCTTGGTCACCGATGGAATCACCACATCTCTTACCTCTGTGAGGGGAATCAGCTGCTGGCTGGTGTTGGAAAATCCACTGCTTTTTATTCCTGCCATCTGGTGGCAATTATGTCATGCTCGGCCTAACTTGGGGGTAACCACCATACTACTGAACAGCTGCCTGAGAATGGAGCAGGATTATCACGTCATTCTTTCCAAACTGAAAAGTGTCCCcataaattgtttttttttatacctgTAACCAGTCCTTTTGAATGGCATTTCATTCTGTATTAGCTTCCATTGTCTCTAagaaatttaaaaaataaaaaaaaacacttacaAATATGCAATGTTGAATGATTCTGACTAGAGAAATGATATTAGACATAGGATGTCTCCTGATATTTTGTGGTTTACAAGGCAAGTCTGTCACCATAGAGGAAGAATGGACCTTTTTCTATAGCCATGTTTAGTAATGATTTTAGTAAATTAGTTTAAATATAGATTTTGATGCCTGGATTAAGGTGCTACACAGGCATCTTGTAAATTACAATATGGTCATTCTTAAAGCATATAAGGCTTCAAACTGACAAAGAGAGCGTGATTATTTAATACCAAGATGTCCAAAGTTAAATTGCTTGGATGCTTTGCATATTTGTGGTTGCACACTTACAGTGGGTGTTGTTGGTAGAATAGCCTACTCGTAAGGAAGCCTTGATGACAAACGATTGTGCTGAATTACAGGTTTCATATGTTTGGAAATATACGTTCTAAAGATTTTACACTAATTTGAGATTAAGCAACGAAGGATTCCAAGCAAATTTAATGCTTAAGGAAATATTTTTGTAAGTGAAGAAGAGGCGGATCTTATCGAAGTAAGCACAGTCGGTTGAGAACGTAACTTCACTTTACGTCATACTCAGTGCCTGCTGTTCTGTGAACGGTGGTGGTCGGTGACTGATCTCCTCGGCCTCCGGTAGCTCGCCATTGTGTCAAGATCCGCGACTGTCTGGAGAACATTGAGGATAATGCAagtgtagagagacaggaagagttcGATGTCCATCTTTCCTTTCCATATATATGTTCTTGGCGTCACATTGACCCCAATGCCGGATTTGAATCCCTTGCTGGAAGTACATGTGGTAAGTTAATGATTTCACTGCTTGTGCTACTGTTCACTCGAATGAAACATAGTTCGCCATAACGAGATGTTATATATGTTCAGGTCGCCTATATTTGAAGAAGTTAACACATTGGATTTTGTTTCTcaataaacaaaaatattttgtcGCATTCTATCGCTGGGCTCTTGTCTTGAGCATTCGTGTAACTGCACAAGCGCTGCTTTTGTCAGGTTTCACAGATATTGGGCACAATGACACATTATTACActgtttaaacatttacacacatcTGTGCGCCCGCAGTTTTCTCATTTCGAAACATTTTGTTATGCATGGCCCCCAGTTCAGAGAGTGAACGTTTGAGTACTTTGTGGCAGGTGGCGGTGAGTAGGCTATGGCGCCCCCATCACAGCCCATATCTGTGGCGTTTGGCTTTGGAGGTCGGGGGCAGCTGCTCTGACAGGTTTCGAGATGGGTCACCAGCAGTTCATGTATTGAGATGATTAAGCTTGCCTTCTCCAAAAATTCGAAACCGTCCCCTAAGACATGCATACTAAGCCAGAAGTTAATAATGGATGTAGGCTACAAGTGCAGATGGGTATTTGTGTGAATTACTGTATTTGTCTACTCACAGCCTTAATCATTCCTGTTCACTGGAAGTATTTTTTTCTGACGGGGTGACAATGGTGACACCCACGCACACCGTAGTTTCGGTTTTCATAATGGACTCATGTTGGCCTACAACAACGACATGATAACTTGTTGGTGCCATTTAAACGAGGAATAGGAGGGGCTTATCACCAGTGCAACTTTGTTCAGTGAGAACTGACGTCCATGTGGGTCTTAGTACAATTGCTACTTTGTGAGAATTATGTAAGGTAAGGCTGggggatgtttttttttcttcacatttGAGACTTGTCCACAATGTGTCATAGTTGTAAGATATTGACAGACTTGTTACGTTTGGAGTATTGCAGTATGGGTcgtcttaattttttttaatgagcCATGGATTCTGGAAGCGAAAGTATAAGGCTGAAAGTTAGGGAACTTAAAACCCACAAAAATAAAGGTTTACATAAGCTTTGTATGCATTCTCAAACAATTTGACATGCCTTACAGCAAAACAACTGTGGATCCTGCATTCTTATAGGAACTATTGACTTGAAAAGTGCCTTTTCCTTAGACTTTTGTAAAATTCAATTTTAATCTTTGGAAATATGGCGTCTTTAAACAATGTCAGACCTGCTGCAAGAAATAGCAACGCATGCAGACTGAAGACATTAGTAATCTGATCTGAAATTAGGAAATTATTGTTAATTACTGACATTGTCAATGGAACATTACAAAAATGGCCaaataacaatatacagtaactcTTAGCTAAGGGGAAGGAAAGCCTATTAAAACTGAAGCATTCACTTTTAGTGACTAAAGTCCACCTTCCTTGAACCCAATGCTGGCTGCCCCAGTTTCCAGTAAACAGTGTTTGTTCCTATTTTCATTTCTTAAAGACAAGAAAGGAAGTTCACCTAAACATTTCAGACAAATTGGCTCTGAAAGCCCCTCCTTTCTGCAATCAATCAAACTAACTCACCATCTCACAAACAAGTCCCAATAAATCAGGTCTACAAGCACCCACTTGCTTGCAGTAGAAACCTGGGCAAACACAACCTAATGCCAGTCTGCCTGGCTTCTGACTGTGGTTTCTCGCATGACCAGAGCCTAACAGTGATCCTTGTCTTCTTTAACTGGTATGgattatcctctcccaggaaccttggggcacatttaaaacaaaaataaaaggcTTGCTAAAAGCCTACATGCAGGTAGTGTGGGAAAACAACTATTAAGCGCTGATGACTAATTCTCAGACCGTGCTGCACGGCTGTGTGCTGCGAGGTGCCAGAATTGCTTAGTAAATGTGCCACAAACAATTTCTTCGTCTTTGATGAAAGAGATCTACAGGCCACCTATTCTTGGTGACAAGGCCTGCAGGGCAAGGGATGGGTGGGGATACGGCCTTCTCCTAGCGCTCCAACCTCCTTTTGGAGGAGAATCAAATGACACTTCACCATCCTTCAGCGTTCCAACGGAGCACTCCAGACGTGCTGTGTTAACGGAGGATTATTGATATTGCGGCGTGTGAGAAGACACCCGTTCCAGGGGTTCGAGGGAGTTCACACAGGGACATTTGAAAGAGGCGTGCGAGTGCCATTGCTCTAAGCTGGATGAGGCCCTGAGCAGAGCATGGAGATGGGGCAGGGGACTCGCCATGTTGCAGTAATGGTGTTGTAATCGGACACCATTCCTTATTGTTTTGGTCAAAAGAAAGGTATGTGGCCTCCTCAGCTCTGATGCCGTTGCAGCCTTTCGCCCTATGGACAGCCAATGGCTGTCTTAACCCCAATCAGAtttttccctttccctctctctctttctgtctgtctgtctctttctgtctctttctgtctctctctgtatcactctctctttcacgttCCCATCCTCACTTTCTTTGTTAGCCCAGTCCACTCTAttatctccatccatccttctatcTCCCCACCCATCGCCCATCCTCAGACAGTGTCAGCAGATGGCAACCTCGAAGGGCCCCACGTGTGAAAAGAATGAGTGagcggagggggggtggggagggaggagggggggggtggatgaatAATGCTTTGGGATGGGGGAGGTACATGGAAGATATGTCCCGTATTTTTGTCAAGACGTCTACCGCACAGTGTAGCCCACGCCGTGtgaacacacactgctcctctcACGCGCGTGCAGAACTCGCACTCACCTTCACTCTCATCCCTAAGCTGCGGCACCAGCTATAGCAGGCGGAATGGAGAAACAATTTGTTCTTTCTTGCGTCTCTACTccagctctccccccctccccctccttctctcatctgtcctccctccctccctccctccctccctcactggcTCTCTGGATTCCCAGCTGACCATGTTCGTCATGGTAACAGGCGAGCGTGGAGCTTGCCCCGGCAGCGCttgcacttcctgtgtgtgtgtgtgtctgtgtgtggcctaGGGGTATTTGGTGTGCTGTGCTCACAGTATTCAGAGTCCAAgatcagtgtgtgagtgaggcttTCAaattgtctctttttctctcacacacacacacacacacacacacacacgttcacactgaGATATAGGTATGCAGCAGAAGAAAAATAGGCTTAGGAAACAGGAATCCCGAatcttgtctttttctctggCTTTCACAATGGCAGCACATTGCCCAACCAGTCAAGAGGCAAACCTCTGACAGGCTGCTCAGTTTGTGCAGTGGGATAGAATTACACATGGCTGAAACAAAGCTCTCCAGGAGAGGTGTACTCCATCTTAGGTGACAGTTTAGCTTGGCCTAGTGTACGGTCTTGTGGGTTGTGCATTGGAGTATTATCTTTTACTATCTTTACTGTGGATTTCCCTCCTTTCTTTGCCTGAGGACACTTGACATAAAATGAGAGTGATAAATCACAGACAGTTTTAACCCCACAGTTAAAAGGTTCCAGGAGGCAAGATGTATGATGTGATGTATGGAATCTTTATGGTGTTTTTTGGAGGAAATAAGATATAATAATCCATTGAGCAATGTTTTCCCCTTTTCACCTTACATTAGACAGTCCACCTCTGGTGGCACTGGTGTCTTGAATATACCCATATTTGACCATCAACTTTGAGGCGGCGTGTCGATCCAAGCGCTCCCATCGTTTGGACGGAAGCCGAACATTTCCTGTGCTGACATGTGTCCTGTGTTCTGATtgagtcagggggggggggactgtgtcgGAGTCTGCCACCCACGAAGTCAGCTGACTCCACCTCACACGGGAGCCGGTCAGCTGATGTTCAAACCCACCTCTcaattccccccaccccccaacacacccacacacgcagtgTCAGCGGCTGCGCCTGCTCCACAGTCACTTCTTGTCACTTGTGTTTTTGAAGGAAACGGGCCCGACTTCCAGGAAACTTGTATGCCGCGGTATGAGGAACGTTAGATGTTTTAGTTCCACTAAAGCTGTTTTTACCGAAAAGGGCGCGTGAACAAAGGGGCTTTTCTCCTTGAGCCTCGTGTTGAACTGTCAAGATCTCTTTCCTATCAGTTGTCTCGGTAGCGTCTCACTTGTGGAAAACTCTTGAGGTTCCTGTAAATGACAACTTGAAATGTAACTTGACTTGTGTCACATACTGTCACATACTGTCTTATCTAAAAGAACATTTTGATAATAAAGTGTCAGTGACAATATCAATGTCAATAGTTTGTTGATGTCTAGAAAGCAGCTGTAAATCAGACATGGGGTTAGGTCCTATTTGTCAAATTTTGTTGACTTCACTGTTAATTTCATAACATGCAGCCTTTATTTTTGTACACATTATCCTGGGATGGCATATTCCCTTCCAGATCCCAATCATAACTTGGATCCAAAAAGTCACAAAATGCAAACTTTCCAAATAAGGGGAAATGTACAGCACTGTagtgtatgtactgtagataTTTCTTTTCCATGGTTACGAGTAAATGATTATTGTATCTAACTATATATTTGACTGACGATGCTCCTTTCTGGCCCACAGATATATGTTGGGTAACGGTGTGAAGCGCAAACTGGAAGAGGATGAGTTGGAGGACGGCAGGGATGTTCTGGCAGCGGGGGGTGGTGTACCCTCTAGGGCGTCCTACACCCTCCAGCGGCAGACCGTCCTCAACATTTCCCTGATGAAGCTGTACGGGCCACGGACAGCGGCCGAACCGGGCCTCAAGCGCCGTGTCCTGATCAACAACATGATCCGCCGCATCCACGACGAGTTCAAGGAGGAGGGCGGCCTGAGGGCGCTGTTCTTCTCCGTAGCGCCCGCCACGCAGAGCGCCGCCATGGAGGAGGACGAAGGCTATCACGAAGCCCCACACTCGCCCTTCGGCGTCCTCTCCTCATCGCTGCCCGGCCTGTCACCGCTCGACTCCTGCCTGACCCCGGCCTCGCTCCTGGAGGACGACCCGCCTCTGTTTTTCGCCTTGCCGCCGTCCTCGCcccaccccggcctccacccccactcctctcccaggCCGCCGCCCCTGCCGTCGCCCAAAGACAGCTTTGCCTCGGCCTTGGAAGAGATCGAGGAGCTGTGTCCGACCTCGTTGACAACCTCcgctacctccccctccctcccctctccctctgctccctcacAGACTACCCGGGTACCGTCCGCGGGAACAAACATGAAGGATGAGGGGAAAGCCCTGAGCCCTCGGGATCCGAACCCGCTTATGCAGGAGGAAGGCAGCGCTGTGAAAGCCGCCGAGCCCCTTCCACCCAGCAATACAGACACATCGTCCTCCTCCGGGGCCTTCCTCACAGACTTTGCCCTGGACGACATTCTGTTCACGGACATCGACACCTCCATGTATGACTTCAACCCCGGCGGTTCAGCCCCGAACTCCAAAATGGCCCCCGTGGTGACTACAGATGACCTTGTCAAGACCATATCTACctttggtgggggaggggggagttcgccctcccctctgtcccaaAACCAGACGTTCAAAATGGACCTCGCTGAGCTGGACCACATCATGGAAGTGCTGGTGGGGTCTTGAGTGACAGTTTGATACACCAAAACAAATGTCACCTTTAAaggttattaaaaaaaataatccctCCCCCCTGTACAGTTTTATACTCATGTCCGTAAATTGTAAAAACAAAATATGTCATCATCTTgagtcttttttctttttttttggactACACTGTGCATGCAAAACAACAAGCTTGCTTTCCAGAATGAAAAACAGATTTTGAATGTATGGAACGCATTTTTTATTACTGTCTGAGTGCCTTGGAGTGTCAGAGTCCCTTCACCCTTCAGAGTGCTTTCAGTTTCTCAGCGACTTTTGTTTCCACAATGCATACAAATACAGCTTACTTTGGGAATGCAGTATTTCTTATCGAGCAGTTGCATCCAAAATTCTAGGCTAAGGGAGGGTGTTTTTGCATATGCAGTATGCATTATAACCTTGTAGCGCTTCAGTTAAACCAAGCCAGTTTTAACGCACTTAATGCACTGCAAGCATGTGCTTAAGGCCGCTTAATGTTTGAATTGGTTAATACATTTTGCAATATGGCTTAAATACTTCAATGTTGTCATTTCAACAGGCTAAAGACATTTGTCATAACTTAGAAAATATTTTACGAATATTTACTCAGAAATAGATGTTATTAGTTGATACGATGCAAAATGTCTGACTGAATTCTCTATCTTGCTTGTTGAAGTGTTACTTTAACACTGAATGCTGTTGTCTACATTTTATCCatcaattattttaaaagttCTATTATTTAACTGAACTTTTGACACGGTTGTCAGTCTATGCCTTATGTTTTTAATTGATTGgaatttgatcaaaataggatTTCTACACTAGTCTCATTTTTTACAGTTCAGAATTGCCGCCAAGAAATTACAAATGGTTCATTAATTTTATTTGAAGTATTATGAAGTTATTTATTACCTTGCATTTACAGTGTACATATATTTATTCTAACATGACACTAACATTTTTGGATTGTACAGAACATGGAACGTATTCATCTAGAAATATAGACAagagtatagtgtgtgtgtgtaatgacatGCTGTGGAACATTTTCTTATGTGGGAGAGAAATCAGGAATTCTTGGGCTTTACCGCTGACTTTGAATCTGTGCCTTGTTCTATGCAACATATATTcatttgtcaaaaaaaaattatgtacaATGTGCATACTACCTTGATGCAATTACACTTTTGTAGTTTTATTTTCTACAATAAATTGAAAAGAAGGAATGTGTGTTGTAGTATTACTCCTGTGGAGGTGCAAATGCAACCATTCTCCCGATCCTTTGATTTTGCCAAGTTCACACTGTACTACATTACcaaaacatgtatttcataGCACAGTGATAGTATTATTTTAAGTATGGTATAACTTTACCACACCACTGAATTTCCCCATGTTGAGTTCCCGGAGGGAATTGTTGCCAACTCCACCTGTTTGttatgtagatgtttttgtgaaAGTGTCCCAGACACTTTGAAAGGAGTCATTGaatgcaaaaccgagtttaccttgtcatagttgaataacgacagtttggTGGGTTAAATGGACatagtgaacctcaaagtccattgacacctctttcctatgcaaatctcacaatttgaaactgccgcTGTAAAATGGGTGGTTTTCAAAAAAACACGAGTTGACGTAAACTAACCAATCATTGcacagctcatctaaatattcatgagcataccataaaagggagaaaacctctaGTTTCATtttagggctatttcacagggttgcattagggcgcatagaacagcacccggccattttcagcccaaccaatgttacataccctattcggagaccttaagaaacagtgtgaaataccctataaaatcattgtatgacccctttaaagatGTAAGAGGGGAGAAACCAGAAATGCATAGCTGCTATACATAGTCTAATGCAATGACAACAATGCCGTATTTCtcttaaattattttaatttcttGTGTACACTAAAAGTAAATTTACACACTTAGTCTGAAAAGAACCCGGGCATGCATGTTAACCTTTTTACAGGCTCATCACGTGATTCATTTTTTCCATAGGAATTTTCCCATACATTTTACAGTCCATAGTTTTACTGTACACAGTCTAAAGCCACAGTGAACTATGATTACATCCATTTCATCTTTACAATGTGCAAAATCCTCCTGGGAACAGATTGAGTGGTACAACATAACAAATAGcaagagaaataaagaaaaggGAATAGACAATGACAGCGAAACCACAAAAAGCACTTCATAACTGTAACTGTAACTGAACACATGGAAGCAGAAATTGGTCCCATAATTCCCTTATGATGTACGTCTACCTCCAATCAGCTACTGATGTCAGAATTCGTTCAGTGTTTTTTGTCAGTGGTTAAAACCATAAACATCTTttcacccccccaaaagaaattaagaaaaggaaaaagggaAACAAAAATTGATTATAAAAgaaaactacaaacacacaatacagcCAACTGCCAATTTCATACTTGTCGAATGACTGGTGATGGGAGGGTACGATTGAATCACAAGTAACTAACGGGTGTACTGGAACAACAGCGTATTTTAGCCTTAGGTTAAGAAATAAGGGTTAAAAATCTAGGCCCTATGTAAAA harbors:
- the LOC136965316 gene encoding SERTA domain-containing protein 2-like encodes the protein MLGNGVKRKLEEDELEDGRDVLAAGGGVPSRASYTLQRQTVLNISLMKLYGPRTAAEPGLKRRVLINNMIRRIHDEFKEEGGLRALFFSVAPATQSAAMEEDEGYHEAPHSPFGVLSSSLPGLSPLDSCLTPASLLEDDPPLFFALPPSSPHPGLHPHSSPRPPPLPSPKDSFASALEEIEELCPTSLTTSATSPSLPSPSAPSQTTRVPSAGTNMKDEGKALSPRDPNPLMQEEGSAVKAAEPLPPSNTDTSSSSGAFLTDFALDDILFTDIDTSMYDFNPGGSAPNSKMAPVVTTDDLVKTISTFGGGGGSSPSPLSQNQTFKMDLAELDHIMEVLVGS